A single window of Desulfotomaculum sp. DNA harbors:
- a CDS encoding 3-methylitaconate isomerase codes for MKKLRCVIMRGGTSKGVFFNENELPRDIEERTKVILRVIGSPDKRQIDGLGGADILTSKVAIIGPPSRKDADVDYVFGQVGITEPTIDWGWACGNLSAAVGPYAVDEGLVRAQGPKTTVRVYCVNVDKYLNVEFSTKNGKTVYEGDFAVDGVPGLGSKISLDYSGTIGALTGSLLPTGRLKDVLEVRNFGKIEASILDVSTVVAFVRGRDLGLNGAESAGDLDSDRDLIESMEQIRLEAARVSNIEAKTALMPMLAIVQEPIHWVNSATGELMRTDDVTILSKVYAAGMMHKAYPGTGCITTGVAAKMKGSIVNEFVRPKAGRNGTVKIGHFSGCISVDVKCSENNSSFHLEKAAMYRTARRIMEGYVYI; via the coding sequence GTGAAAAAGCTGCGGTGCGTAATTATGAGGGGCGGAACGAGCAAGGGTGTATTCTTCAATGAAAATGAACTGCCGCGGGACATTGAAGAAAGGACAAAAGTTATCTTAAGAGTTATCGGCAGCCCGGATAAGAGGCAGATTGACGGTCTGGGCGGGGCTGACATATTGACCAGCAAAGTCGCCATCATCGGTCCTCCCAGCCGCAAGGACGCCGACGTGGACTATGTTTTCGGCCAGGTCGGTATAACGGAGCCGACGATAGACTGGGGATGGGCCTGCGGCAATCTCTCGGCGGCCGTAGGGCCCTATGCCGTGGACGAGGGCCTGGTCAGGGCGCAGGGCCCGAAAACAACGGTCAGGGTTTACTGCGTGAATGTTGACAAGTATCTCAACGTGGAGTTTTCCACTAAAAACGGCAAAACTGTCTACGAGGGCGACTTCGCGGTTGACGGTGTTCCGGGATTGGGCTCGAAAATATCGCTGGATTATTCCGGCACCATTGGCGCTCTTACCGGAAGCCTTCTGCCGACCGGTAGACTGAAAGACGTGCTTGAAGTCAGGAACTTCGGTAAAATCGAAGCCTCCATACTTGACGTTTCCACTGTTGTCGCCTTTGTCAGGGGCAGGGACCTGGGTTTAAACGGTGCGGAATCGGCAGGGGACCTTGATTCGGACAGGGACCTGATCGAATCAATGGAGCAGATCCGCCTTGAAGCAGCCCGTGTATCCAATATTGAGGCAAAAACCGCTCTTATGCCTATGCTCGCCATTGTTCAGGAACCTATTCACTGGGTCAACTCGGCAACGGGTGAACTGATGCGGACCGATGATGTGACCATACTTTCCAAGGTCTACGCCGCGGGAATGATGCACAAGGCATACCCCGGCACCGGGTGCATCACAACGGGAGTTGCCGCCAAGATGAAGGGATCGATTGTAAACGAATTTGTCAGGCCAAAGGCGGGACGCAACGGTACGGTAAAAATCGGCCATTTCTCCGGATGTATTTCAGTGGATGTCAAGTGCTCCGAGAATAATTCTTCCTTCCACCTGGAGAAAGCCGCCATGTACAGGACGGCCAGAAGAATCATGGAAGGATACGTTTATATCTAA